From one Geoalkalibacter halelectricus genomic stretch:
- a CDS encoding 6-phosphofructokinase, with the protein MSSKGTIGILTGGGDVPGLNPAIRAITIRALREGYQVLGIRRGWAGLVELVPDRQADNSANVQVLTKDIVNRAGRTGGTFLHTSRTRPSHLPKSNLPEHLRDKYTAEINDVTPEVLRNIEFLGLDFLIPIGGDDTLSYAQRLHEESVKVVAIPKTMDNDVPGTDYCIGFSTCVTRTIELTHRLRTSAGSHERYLIIEVFGRYAGFTALLPTMAGAADRCIIPEYPVDIEQLARLATEDRNRHPSKYSVILVSEGAKLQHQEEMSFEGQEVDQYGHRKLGGIGDKVSALLKDLSPRFNNGRRINVLNQRLGYLVRSGEPDALDSIVPMAFGNIALDLVLSGTSGRLVAIHNGSYDTVPITAVTGQKKIVDVEKYYNIERLRPKYESFMRQPLFIMTSDI; encoded by the coding sequence ATGAGCAGCAAAGGAACCATCGGCATACTCACCGGCGGCGGCGATGTCCCGGGCCTCAATCCGGCGATCCGCGCCATCACCATCCGCGCCCTGCGCGAAGGCTACCAAGTGCTCGGCATTCGCCGCGGCTGGGCGGGGCTGGTGGAGCTGGTCCCCGACCGCCAGGCCGACAACAGCGCCAACGTGCAGGTATTGACCAAGGACATCGTCAACCGCGCCGGACGCACCGGCGGGACCTTTCTGCACACCTCGCGCACCCGTCCCAGCCATCTGCCCAAATCCAACCTGCCCGAACACCTGCGGGATAAATACACCGCCGAGATCAACGACGTCACGCCGGAGGTGCTGCGCAACATCGAATTTCTCGGCCTCGACTTTCTCATCCCCATCGGCGGCGATGACACCCTGAGCTACGCCCAACGCCTGCACGAGGAAAGCGTCAAGGTGGTCGCCATCCCTAAGACCATGGACAACGACGTGCCGGGCACCGACTACTGCATCGGCTTTTCCACCTGCGTCACGCGCACCATCGAACTGACCCACCGCCTGCGCACCTCGGCGGGCAGCCACGAGCGCTACCTGATCATTGAGGTGTTCGGCCGTTACGCGGGCTTTACCGCGCTGCTGCCGACCATGGCCGGGGCGGCGGATCGCTGCATCATTCCTGAATATCCCGTCGACATCGAGCAACTGGCGCGCCTGGCCACCGAGGACCGCAATCGCCATCCAAGTAAATATTCGGTGATTCTGGTTTCCGAGGGCGCCAAGCTGCAGCACCAGGAGGAGATGTCCTTCGAAGGTCAGGAGGTCGACCAGTACGGCCACCGCAAGCTCGGCGGCATCGGCGACAAGGTATCGGCTCTGCTCAAGGATCTCTCGCCGCGCTTCAACAACGGTCGGCGCATCAACGTGCTCAACCAGCGCCTCGGCTACCTGGTACGCAGCGGCGAGCCCGACGCCCTGGATTCCATCGTGCCCATGGCCTTCGGCAACATCGCCCTCGACCTGGTGCTCTCCGGCACCTCCGGGCGGCTGGTGGCCATCCACAACGGCAGCTACGACACGGTGCCCATCACCGCGGTCACCGGCCAGAAAAAAATCGTCGACGTCGAAAAGTACTACAACATCGAGCGACTGCGCCCCAAATACGAATCCTTCATGCGCCAGCCGCTGTTCATCATGACCAGCGACATTTGA
- a CDS encoding DUF456 domain-containing protein gives MTTLLLLLLAVVLVLLGLAGLILPALPAAPLIFSGLLLAAWAEDFAYVGWRTLTALGGLAGLAMLADFVAGAFGAKHFGATHRAVIGAAIGAVVGLFFGFLGILFGPFLGAVAGELTARNDLRAAGRAGIGALIGLVLGVAAKTALAFTMIGLFLLVRILAGS, from the coding sequence ATGACCACCCTGTTGTTGTTGCTGCTGGCGGTTGTCCTGGTGCTGCTCGGCCTGGCGGGCCTGATTCTGCCGGCTCTGCCTGCCGCGCCGCTGATTTTTTCCGGATTGCTGCTGGCCGCCTGGGCCGAGGATTTTGCCTACGTGGGGTGGCGCACGCTCACGGCCCTGGGGGGACTGGCTGGTCTGGCCATGCTGGCCGATTTCGTGGCCGGTGCTTTTGGCGCCAAGCATTTCGGGGCGACGCACCGCGCGGTGATCGGCGCCGCGATCGGCGCCGTGGTCGGATTGTTCTTCGGGTTCCTCGGCATCCTGTTCGGCCCCTTCCTGGGCGCCGTCGCCGGCGAACTCACCGCGCGCAACGATCTGCGCGCCGCCGGGCGCGCCGGCATCGGGGCTCTCATCGGCCTAGTGCTGGGGGTGGCCGCCAAAACCGCCCTGGCCTTCACCATGATCGGTCTGTTTCTGCTGGTGAGAATCCTTGCGGGCAGTTGA
- the rpsU gene encoding 30S ribosomal protein S21 — MEIKVHNDDLNKAMKVMKRKLQQDGFFRDLKKRRFYEKPSQRRKRKEEEAARRLRKKARKMARANH, encoded by the coding sequence ATGGAAATCAAAGTCCACAACGATGATCTAAACAAGGCCATGAAGGTCATGAAGCGCAAACTGCAGCAGGATGGCTTTTTCCGTGACCTCAAAAAACGCCGCTTTTACGAAAAGCCCAGCCAGCGGCGCAAGCGCAAGGAAGAGGAAGCCGCGCGCAGACTGCGCAAAAAGGCGCGCAAAATGGCTCGCGCCAATCATTAG
- a CDS encoding regulatory protein GemA, translating into MPERRDLAKIHIAKKELGLDESAYRAILRERYHCDSAADLDSAQAADLVEHFRNKGWRPASFAQRGLIHVLWHKLEASGAVRHPSEQALRSFVAHATGKDELRRLTVHEASRVIERLKRWLERAGDEDRRQ; encoded by the coding sequence ATGCCTGAGCGTCGCGACCTGGCCAAAATTCACATCGCCAAGAAAGAACTGGGTCTTGATGAAAGCGCCTACCGCGCGATTCTGCGTGAGCGCTATCACTGCGATTCGGCCGCCGACCTTGACTCCGCGCAGGCCGCTGATCTCGTCGAGCATTTCCGCAACAAAGGCTGGCGCCCGGCCTCCTTTGCCCAACGCGGCCTGATCCATGTTCTCTGGCACAAACTTGAGGCAAGCGGCGCCGTGCGCCATCCGAGCGAGCAGGCGTTGCGGTCTTTTGTCGCACATGCCACGGGCAAGGACGAACTGCGGCGGCTGACCGTGCATGAGGCAAGCAGGGTCATCGAGAGGCTCAAGCGCTGGTTGGAGCGAGCGGGGGACGAGGATCGGCGGCAATAG